A section of the Phaseolus vulgaris cultivar G19833 chromosome 8, P. vulgaris v2.0, whole genome shotgun sequence genome encodes:
- the LOC137824182 gene encoding histone H3-lysine(4) N-trimethyltransferase ATX1-like — MAAAFQEGGGGDDDATIDVHTTRGTPIRYLPLDHLYSATLPCRVTASGSSNVMSKKVKARKLTALAAHHHFNNHDHKKATSSSSSSSQPPSSKPPLLFVYSRRRKRHSPSTAPFYDSLCKTEGEVNADENENEKRLLKKRKIGSTELERLGVDLNTAIGDVDGPRLRECRNQFGNSGAAGNFKCGSLENLPKGSPDSRPVKKWIGLSFDNADPEVFIGLRCKVYWPMDLKAYTGYVRSYDKETKIHHVKYDDGDEENLILSNENIRFHVSRDEVKHLKLNFAKVRDNNVSDYDVEEMLAMAASLDDCQDFEPGDIIWAKLTGHAMWPAVVLDESLARNCKGLKMILGGRSVPVQFFGTHDFARVRVQQVKSFLSGLLTDLHSKCKKHSFIEGLEEAKRYLSEQKLPLEMIELQKRCTADNCNNVSGEDGGCTDSGDECLNGERTLMALENVETFPYVVGDLQILSLGKIVKDSAFRDGKFIWPEGYTAVRKFTSVTDPEVFAPYKMEVLRDPESKVRPLFRVTVDGGEQFNGNTPSACWSEVFKKIKKMEKNASEGTLAEGGVEKGYESGSDMFGFSNPKVLKLIKGLSKSKISSKNSFCKLGSQRHNNLPLGYRQVHINWFDLDKCNVCHMDEEYENNLFLQCDKCRMMVHARCYGELEPVNGVLWLCNLCRSGAPPPPCCLCPLIGGAMKPTTDGRWAHLACAMWIPETCLADVKRMEPIDGLSRISKDRWKLLCSICGVSYGACIQCSNSSCRVAYHPLCARAAGLCVELENEDRLYLLSVDDDEDQCIRLLSFCKKHRQPSNEHSVADDRIVRVAGLCSDYEPPPNPSGCARSEPYDYFGRRGRKEPEALAAASLKRLFVENQPYIVGGYCQHGALNDPEPSGRGVCSKFFCSQQRLRTSLIDTSNNILSISEKYKYMRETFRKRLAFGKSRIHGFGIFAKHPHKGGDMVIEYTGELVRPPIADRREHFIYNSLVGAGTYMFRIDDERVIDATRAGSIAHLINHSCAPNCYSRVISVNGDEHIIIFAKRDIKQWEELTYDYRFFSIDERLSCYCGFPKCRGIVNDTEAEERAATLYAPRRELIDWRGE; from the exons ATGGCAGCGGCGTTCCAGGAAGGTGGCGGTGGCGACGACGACGCCACCATCGACGTGCACACCACGCGTGGCACTCCCATCCGGTACCTTCCCCTCGACCACCTCTACTCGGCAACGTTGCCCTGCCGCGTCACGGCCAGCGGATCCTCCAACGTCATGTCCAAGAAGGTCAAGGCTAGAAAGCTCACGGCGCTCGCGGCGCATCACCATTTCAACAACCACGACCACAAGAAAGCGACGTCGTCCTCATCGTCCTCCTCGCAGCCCCCTTCTTCCAAGCCTCCCTTGCTCTTCGTCTACTCGCGTCGGCGCAAGAGGCATTCCCCTTCCACGGCGCCGTTTTACGATTCGCTTTGCAAAACCGAAGGCGAGGTGAATGCGGACGAGAATGAGAATGAGAAGAGGCTGCTGAAGAAGAGGAAAATTGGGAGCACTGAGCTGGAGAGACTGGGCGTGGATTTGAACACTGCGATTGGGGATGTTGACGGACCTCGATTGAGGGAATGCCGAAACCAATTCGGGAATTCTGGTGCTGCTGGGAATTTTAAGTGTGGTTCCTTGGAGAATTTGCCGAAAGGGTCGCCTGATTCTCGTCCTGTGAAGAAATGGATCGG GTTGAGTTTTGATAATGCTGATCCTGAGGTGTTTATTGGATTACGTTGCAAG GTTTATTGGCCCATGGATTTGAAAGCGTATACTGGTTATGTCAGAAGTTATGACAAGGAAACTAAGATACATCAT GTCAAGTATGATGACGGAGATGAGGAAAATTTAATTCtttcaaatgaaaatataaGATTCCATGTTTCCCGTGATGAGGTGAAacatttaaaattgaattttgccAAAGTTCGTGACAATAATGTCTCTGATTATGATGTTGAGGAGATGCTTGCAATGGCTGCAAGTTTGGATGATTGTCAAGACTTTGAGCCTGGGGATATCATATGGGCTAAGCTGACAG GCCATGCAATGTGGCCGGCTGTTGTTTTGGATGAATCACTTGCTAGAAACTGTAAGGGTTTAAAGATGATTTTGGGAGGAAGATCAGTTCCTGTCCAATTTTTTGGCACCCATGACTTTGCAAG GGTTAGAGTGCAACAGGTGAAATCATTTCTCAGTGGACTTCTTACCGATCTACACTCAAAATGCAAGAAACATAGTTTTATTGAAGGTTTAGAAGAGGCAAAAAG ATATTTAAGTGAACAAAAACTTCCTTTGGAGATGATAGAGTTGCAGAAAAGATGTACAGCTGATAATTGTAACAATGTAAGTGGAGAGGATGGAGGATGTACAGATTCAGGTGATGAGTGTTTAAATGGCGAGAGGACTTTAATGGCTCTGGAAAACGTTGAAACTTTCCCTTACGTAGTAGGAGACCTCCAAATTCTAAGCCTTG GAAAAATAGTTAAAGATTCTGCATTCAGGGATGGAAAATTCATCTGGCCTGAAGGGTACACAGCAGTGAGGAAGTTTACTTCAGTTACTG ACCCAGAAGTTTTTGCTCCTTATAAGATGGAGGTGTTGAGAGATCCAGAATCCAAAGTTCGTCCTCTGTTTAGAGTGACAGTTGATGGTGGCGAGCAG TTCAATGGTAATACTCCATCTGCTTGTTGGAGCGAGGTAttcaaaaagataaaaaaaatggaaaagaatGCTTCTGAAGGCACTCTTGCTGAAGGTGGGGTAGAAAAGGGCTATGAATCTGGGTCTGATATGTTTGGTTTCTCCAATCCTAAGGTGCTTAAACTTATAAAG GGATTGTCTAAATCGAAAATCTCTTCAAAGAATTCATTTTGCAAGTTAGGTTCCCAAAGACATAATAACTTGCCTCTTGGTTATAGACAAGTTCATATTAACTGGTTTGACCTCGATAAGTGCAACGTGTGCCACATGGATGAG GAGTATGAGAACAATCTGTTTCTGCAGTGTGACAAGTGCAGAATGATG GTCCATGCTAGATGTTATGGAGAACTAGAACCTGTTAATGGGGTGCTATGGTTATGCAACTTATGTCGTTCAGGAGCTCCACCTCCACCTTGCTGCTTATGTCCACTCATAG GTGGTGCAATGAAGCCTACTACAGATGGCCGGTGGGCTCATTTGGCTTGTGCCATGTGGATACCTG AAACTTGCTTAGCTGATGTCAAGAGAATGGAGCCTATTGATGGTTTGAGTAGAATCAGCAAG GACCGCTGGAAGTTGCTATGCAGCATATGTGGTGTATCTTATGGTGCCTGCATCCAA TGTTCAAATAGTTCTTGCCGAGTAGCATATCATCCACTCTGTGCACGTGCTGCTGGCCTCTGCGTTGAG ctTGAAAATGAGGACAGGCTCTATCTACTTTctgttgatgatgatgaagatcaGTGCATACGCTTACTTTCTTTCTGCAAGAAACATAGGCAGCCGTCTAATGAACATTCTGTTGCTGATGATCGTATAGTTCGAGTTGCTGGTCTATGTTCAGACTATGAACCACCACCCAATCCATCTGGTTGTGCTCGAAGTG AACCATATGATTACTTTGGCAGGAGAGGTCGAAAAGAACCTGAAGCACTTGCAGCTGCATCATTGAAACGATTGTTTGTGGAGAATCAGCCTTACATAGTAGGTGGATACTGCCAGCATGGAGCATTAAACGACCCAGAGCCTTCTGGGAGAGGAGTCTGCTCTAAATTCTTTTGTAGCCAACAAAGGCTAAGAACATCTCTGATTGACACATCAAACAACATACTTTCTATCTCTGAAAAATATAAGTACATGAGGGAAACTTTTCGGAAGCGGCTTGCATTTG gGAAATCAAGAATTCATGGATTTGGCATCTTTGCAAAGCATCCACATAAAGGTGGAGACATG gtGATTGAATACACTGGTGAACTTGTTAGACCGCCAATAGCTGATCGGAGAGAGCACTTtatatacaattcattggtg GGTGCTGGAACATATATGTTTCGGATTGATGATGAACGAGTCATTGATGCTACTAGAGCAGGAAGCATTGCTCATTTAATAAATCATTCTTGTGCA cCAAATTGCTATTCAAGAGTAATAAGTGTTAATGGCGATGAGCATATTATAATATTTGCGAAGAGGGACATTAAACAGTGGGAAGAGCTCACTTATGATTATAG ATTTTTCTCAATTGACGAACGGCTTTCTTGTTACTGTGGCTTCCCAAAGTGCCGAGGTATAGTAAATGATACAGAAGCAGAAGAGCGAGCTGCTACCCTATATGCACCACGAAGGGAATTAATAGATTGGAGAGGAGAATGA
- the LOC137826399 gene encoding dirigent protein 9-like: protein MANVAHNGNTCQVTLCLLFLTTTFFIVNSARILDEVEPQPQAIGNLAASGAVNPSSFITGPATTTPQTTSATTLPINQTPAATTTSLIGPATTLPSGQTPAATTISPVAAEESGDEDSADPLAPETEAPAEDITPVATPIPGVLPAIPNATPVTPNPVTKEPSFSFFMHDILGGSHPSARVVAGIVANTDVTGLPFSKLNNNLFPITGGIPLVNPKLNGIITNNNLPNLVGLSGAQSSTVFKNSGTSNTVAGSNNQPFVSAGNLPAGFTIQKLMFGSVTVIDDQLTEGHELDSAVIGRAQGLYLASSLDGTSQTILLTILLHGGEHDQHHEGLEDSISLFGIHRTASTESEIAVIGGSGKYENARGYVSLETLLKEDQHTTDGVDTILHFNVYLTE from the exons ATGGCCAATGTTGCACACAATGGTAACACTTGTCAGGTCACCCTCTGTCTTTTGTTTCTAACCACGACCTTCTTTATTGTCAACTCTGCAAGGATCCTAGATGAAGTGGAACCCCAACCTCAAGCCATAGGCAACTTAGCAGCATCTGGAGCTGTCAATCCTTCTTCATTCATAACCGGTCCAGCCACCACAACACCACAGACAACTTCTGCCACCACTTTGCCAATTAACCAAACACCTGCAGCCACAACCACATCACTG ATAGGCCCTGCCACCACTTTGCCAAGTGGTCAAACACCTGCAGCCACCACCATCAGCCCTGTTGCTGCAGAAGAATCTGGAGATGAAGACAGTGCAGACCCCCTTGCTCCTGAAACAGAAGCTCCAGCAGAGGACATTACTCCAGTGGCAACTCCTATCCCAGGAGTGCTGCCAGCTATCCCTAATGCAACACCTGTGACACCAAATCCTGTGACAAAAGAGCCATCCTTCTCTTTCTTCATGCATGACATCCTTGGGGGGTCACATCCATCAGCAAGAGTGGTGGCAGGAATTGTAGCAAACACTGATGTCACTGGCCTGCCATTCTCCAAGCTCAACAACAACCTCTTCCCAATCACTGGAGGAATCCCACTGGTGAATCCCAAGCTCAATGGCATCATCACCAACAACAACCTCCCAAACCTTGTTGGTCTCAGTGGTGCACAATCCTCTACTGTGTTTAAGAACAGTGGCACCAGCAACACTGTGGCTGGAAGCAACAACCAGCCATTTGTCTCGGCAGGTAACCTCCCTGCAGGGTTCACCATCCAGAAGCTCATGTTTGGGTCGGTGACAGTGATTGATGACCAGTTAACAGAAGGGCATGAGCTAGATTCTGCTGTGATTGGAAGGGCACAGGGATTATACTTGGCAAGTTCATTGGATGGCACTAGCCAGACCATTTTGCTGACTATTTTGTTGCATGGTGGCGAACATGATCAGCATCATGAAGGGTTGGAGGATAGTATAAGTCTCTTCGGGATTCATAGAACAGCTTCAACAGAATCTGAGATAGCAGTGATTGGTGGATCTGGTAAGTATGAGAATGCTAGAGGTTATGTTTCACTTGAGACCCTTCTGAAGGAGGACCAGCACACCACAGATGGGGTGGACACCATCTTGCATTTCAATGTCTATCTCACTGAGTAG